The stretch of DNA CGCCTACCGTCCCTTTTGCGCGGTACATGGCGAGATCAGCATGATTGCACAGCTGTTCGCGATCCTGGCTGTCAGCCGGATAGGTTGCGATCCCAAGGCTCGCATGGACGCTCAGATCGTGCGCATTGCCGGCATTGATCGCCGCCAGCCCGGTGCTCAGGCGCGTTACAAAGTCGGCAAGCTCATAGTCTTCGCGGTACAGAATTGCGGCGGCGAATTCGTCGCCACCCAGCCGCGCGACATGTTCATTCTCGCGAACCGCGTCCTTGAGCGCTGCGGCGACCATCTTCAATGCCTCGTCACCGGCTGAATGGCCGCGGCTGTCGTTGATATCCTTGAAATTGTCGAGGTCGACAACGACCAGTCCCAGGCGCGAACCGGCCCGCGCCGCAACGTCGAGATCGCGGTCGACGACATCGTTGAACCTGCGCCGGTTGGGCAGGCCGGTCAGGCCGTCATGCAGCGCCAGGTGCCGGATTCGTTCCTCCGAACGGCGCTGCTGGGTAATATCGTCAAAGGTGCTCACCCATCCGCCGTCGGGAAGCGCGCGCGAACGTACGCTCACCACGACGCCGGGATATTCCGAGATTGCGGGCGCGTCTCCTGAAGCGCTCAGTGCCTGGGCGAGGTTACGCTCGATTTCTGCTGCGCGCTGCTCGACCTCGGCAACGGGAAGATGGTTGGCAATGCCGGTGCGGATCACTTGACCCACCGTCATGCCGCATTGGAGCGCATCGCGCCCAAGCCCGTACAGATCCAGGAAACGCTGGTTCCAGAGCAGAAGCCGACCGTCGCCGTCATATAGGCACAGGCCCTGGTGCATATTCTCAAGGGCCAGGTCGAGTTGGGCCTTCATGCCCTGGACGCGAAGCTGATTCTCGCGTTCCTGTCGCCGCAATTTGATGCCCGTCCGCCGGCTCGTGATCGCCGCCGCCGCGGTCAGAGCGATCGTGCAGGAGACCGCGAGAAATATCCAGAGCGACATGGCGCGGGGAGACATCATGCTGAGGGGTGAAAAATCGCCTCGCGACGGGATCAGCGTGATCGCGGTCATGCCGGTAAAGTGTAGCAGGACGACGGCGGCGGTGATCAGACCTGCGGCCGCCGCGCCTTTGGCGAGCGATCTGCCGCGTAGCGCAAGCGGCAGCGCCCAGACCAGCGGGACGATTGCGAACACGGCCGAGGCCGCGACATAATCGGCCTTCCAACGAATGAGCGCAGGCATTTCGAGCGCCGCCATGCCAAGATAGTGCATGGCCGTGACGCCGCCGCCCATAACCGAAGCGGCAAGAAGCGCGCCGAGCCGGTGCGGCGCGCGTGTCGCAATGAAGAGGCCCGCTGTCGCGCCTGCCAGTACGACCAGGAGCGAGACTACGGTCTGTTGGACATGATAGCCCATGACGATGCCGGGATCGTAGCCCAGCATCGCGATGAAGTGCGTGGCCCAGATCCCAAGACCGGCAGTCAGCCCCGCCATCGTCAGCCACACGCTGCGCGAACCTGTGTCTATCCAGGCCGCCTGCCGACACAGGCGAACGGTTGCCGCCGCCGTCAGGAGACAGACTATAGCCGCGAGGATGACCAAGGGCGCGTCATGTTGATCGCGCAGGCAAAAGAGAAAGGGGAACATCGCCAATCGAAACCGGAGGAAATTGAACCTTTCCCATTTCACAAAGTGATTAATGGAGTTCGGCCTTTTGCGACAAAATGCGTAAAATCTGAAGGACACACGCGCGAAAGGCTTTCCGCCGGCAGTGCGGTCGCTCATCCTCTTTGCTCTCGCGGACGAGTCCGCGCTCGGAGGCCGACATGCGCATCGCGATCTTTGGCACGCGGAAGTACGACCGGCAGTTCCTGACCCAGGCGAACATGGCCTATGGGTTCGATCTTGATTTCCTTGACGTTGCCCTGTCGCCCACGTCGGCGCGGCTCGCGCGCGGTTTTGACGTCGCCTGTATCTTCGTGAACGATATCGCCAACCGGCAGGTGCTCGAGGTGTTGGCCGAAGGCGGGGTGGGTCTCGTCGCGTTGCGCTGCGCAGGCTATAACAATGTCGATCTCGTGGCGGCCGAGACGCTCGGTCTCGCCGTCGTGCGGGTGCCGGCCTACTCGCCGCACGCGGTTTCCGAATTCACGATCGGTCTCCTGCTGGCGCTCGATCGCAAGATCCACCGCGCATGGTCCCGGGTTCGTGAGAACAATTTCGCGCTCGATGGCCTTGTCGGCCGTAACCTGCACGGACGGGTCGCGGGCGTCGTGGGAACGGGACAGATTGGCGGGCTTGTCGCTCGGGCCTTGCGGGCTGGCTTTGGGTGTGAGGTCCTGGCCAGCGATCCTGTCGTTGACGAAGCGCTCGTCGCGATCGGCGTGCGCTATGTCGGGCGCGACGACCTGCTTCGCGAAGCGGATATCATCACCTTGCACTGCCCGCTCACGCCCGAGACCCGCCATCTGATCGATGGCCGCGTCCTGGCGGCAGCGCGGCCCGATCTGGTTCTGGTCAATACCAGTCGCGGCGCGCTTATCGACAGTGCCGCGCTGATCGAGGCGCTCAAGGCGCGCCGGCTGGGCGGTGTTGCGCTCGATGTCTATGAGCAGGAGGCGGGCATCTTCTTCGACGATCTTTCCAGCGAGATCATCGACGACGACATCCTCCAGCGCCTGCTGACTTTTCCCAATGTCCTGATGACGGGCCACCAGGCTTTCCTCACCGAAGAAGCGCTGACAGCCATCGCCGAGACCACCTTGGAAAGCGTCCGCGCCTATTCCGCCGGCGAGCCGCTGTGCCACCAGCTGCGCTATCAAGCCACACGGCCGGGGGCTGGGTAAGCGTGCGACGGTTCATCAGGTCTGGGGATCCACTCCATCCACTTATGTCCGATAAATGGGATTCTCGGACATAGGATTTACGCCGAGAGGGGGCTCTGTTAGGCTGATCGCGATGGCACGCGACCTGCTTCCATTATCGACCAATCTTCCCGCCGATCTTCTCGCGGAAATCGGGGGTGCGCGCGAAACGCTGGCTGCTGCCAAGGCCAGCTCGACCCAAAAAGCGTACGCCAGCGACTGGGAACGCTTCTGCGCCTTCTGCGATGCGCGCAACGTCGAGGCCATGCCAGCCCACCCCGACATTGTCGCGCTTTTTGCCCATGTCGAGGCCGAGGCTGGTATCGCGCCGGTCACGATTGGACGCCGCGTCGCGGCAATCAATCATCACCATAAAGAGGCCGGCTTCGCTCCGCCTACGGCGCGCGACACGGCCGGCATCATTGCCCAGATGATGGCGGGCGTTCGCCGACGCTATGCGCGCAAGAAGCTCCAGAAGGCGCCGGCGGAGGCTGATGTTCTCAAAGCCATGCTCGCCACGATAAAGGGCAATGGTTTGCGAGCCGTTCGGGACCGCGCGATCCTGGCGATCGGCATGGCCGGAGCCTTCCGGCGTTCTGAGCTCGCCGCGATGCAGTTGGGCGATCTCGTCTTCACCGCTGAGGGCGTTCGCATTACTATCCCGAAATCGAAGCGCGATCAGGAAGCACTCGGACAAGTTGTCGCCATCCCCGAGGGCCGGGCGATACAGCCGATCCGGCTCTTGAAGGCCTGGATGTCCGCCGCCGCCCTTGACGGCGCTGATACGAAGACCGGCGAGGCGCGGCAGGCGCCTCTTTTTCGGCGGCTGACCCGCTCGGACGGGCTTACCGATCAACCGATGACCGACAAGACGGTCGCGCGGCTCGTCAAGGCCTGCGCGACTGCGGCAAGCCTCGATCCTGCCCTCTACTCAGGCCATTCGCTTCGCGCGGGGTTTCTCACAGAGGCAGCATCCCAGCGCGCCAATCTCTTCAAAATGAAGGACCACAGCCGGCACAAGTCGCTCGATACGGTCGCGGATTATGTGCGCGACGCTACGATGTTCGACGACCACGCGGGCTACAAGTTTCTGTAAATGCTGCTGTTCACCGATCTTCTCGAAAAGGCCGGGCTTGACCCGGCCGATGTTCGCCTCCTGCGACACCAGACCAAGGCGTCGACGGGACGCACGCCTTATGGCCTGTGGCGCGACGACCGACCGGCCTTCGAGGACTATCAAAGCGTTCAGACCTCCGGAAATCGGGCCAGCCTGGCCGCGCCGATCTGGGCGAGCTTTGTCGCGCCGCCGACAGGAGGCTCGTTGTTTGCCGGGATCTACACGGCGGAGCATATTGGCGCCGCGCCTCCAGGCTGGCTGGACCCGCTCCACCAGGTCGCGGGCATCACCTTGACCGCCGATACGCTCGACCAATACCGCACGGCGCTCACCTCGCATCTGGAGCCCTATATCGGCCGGCTCTGGATTGAATGGGGCGCGGGCGCGCGCAAATGGGTGCAGCGTCCCGACCGTCAGAACAAGCCAATCATCGAGCTCACGCGCGCATTTCGTGAAGACGCCTTTCCCGGGTACACGCACTTCGTGACGAACGTATCGCAGGTGCAGAGCCTGCCGGCGACATGGGTGTCAGCGCTGCGCGCCGCACGCGGAATTTACCTTCTCACCTCGGCCAAAACGAAAGAGCAATATGTGGGCTCGGCGACAGGTGAAGGCGGGTTTTTCGGCCGCTGGATGAATTACGCTCAGGACGGTCATGGTGGCAATCTTGGCCTGAAGAGCAGCGAGCCAGGCGACTATCAGGTCAGCATCTTGGAAGTCAGTGGATCGGCGGCGACTCTCGACGAGATTCGGAGCATCGAGCAACTCTGGAAACGCAAGCTTCAAAGCCGCGAAATGGGCCTCAATCGAAATTGACGTCGCTGCCCCGGCCAGGGTGCTGCAAGATATGGCCGTTCTGGATCACCCCGTTCGTCTGCACGCTAATCGGTGGCATGATCGACAAAGGGCGCAAGGCGAAGATCGCGCTCACGACCAGTTCGGTGCGATCATGGGCGCCGAAGAGCTCGCGTGCCTCGGTCATGTAGCCATCGACGGTGCGCGGGGTGAGCGAGAGGGTTCGCGCGATTTCCTTGTTGGACAGGCCCCGCCCGGCAAGGATCACGCAGTCGCGCGGCCGGGGGTGCAGGCGCGGCACCGGCCGTGGCTGGCGCTGGCCCGTGACCAGGCGGCGTGCTGCCTGGAAAGCGAATATGCCGATCATCTGGACGGGGCCGAGCAGGCGAACTGCGCGCTTCGGCGATTTGATCCCGGCGAAGGTGCACGAGCCCATGCAGTCCCCGAGCAGCACGGACGGCACGGTGATGCCCTCGTTCAGCCCTTCGGCCTGGCCTGCCTCGAGGCAGCGACGGTCATGACGATCAAGATGGATGATCCGGTCGAGCTCGGACCAGAGAAAGGCGCCGTCGGCGAAGGCACAGGCCCGGATGACCGGATCGCGGCGATACCGGCCCTCGTCGATGATCCGGGCAGCAACTGCCTCGGGATAGTGGCGGACATCAACCCGGCCCGGGGGCGAGCCGCGCAGGTCGGCGTGATGGATGAGTGCGTAGTAACGAAAGCCCAGGTCGGCGGTGACCGCCTCCATCAACAGGGCAAGGTCGCCTGGCGACGCTGCCGCCCGGGCGGAGCGAATGAAGGCATCCGCCAGGGCTACGCTTGGCGCCAGCCGCGACCGCCATCGGTCGGCAGGCATGCTCGGCTTTTCCCTCCCGCCGGGTCAGCCCGGCCCCCAGACTCTTTCCCAAGGGCGCAACTGCGCGTGATCCGCAATGCCGCCGGCGTTCGGCGCCAATATATTGCCTGTTCGCGATCCACGGACCGGCCAAGGACCGAGCACCCCGTGCAGTCGGGGCATACGGTCGGAGTGAAAGAATGAACCCGCCCGGATCAGGATGCTGGCTTCCCGCGTGAAGCTGCCGGTGCAGCGGCGGCGCTCTGGGTGGTCAGGCGCGGACGGGTCATGCCGAGGAACAGGCCCCCGACAATGGCCAGCGCGGCGATGATCTTCCAAGGCTGGAGCGGCTCGGAAAGATACCAGGCAGATGCTCCGAGGCCGAAGGCGGGCACGAGGAGCGCCAGTGGTGCAATCCGCGATGCCGGATGCCGGGCCAGCAGCCAGTTCCACACGCTGTAGCCAAACAGGGCATTGGCAAGGGCCTGCCATAAGACGACCATCCAGCCGCCCCAGCTGGCATGGACAATGCTACGAAGTACCCGGTCGGGGCCGTCGACCAGGAGGGTCGCGGCAACCAGCGGCGGGATCGCGAAAAGGTTGCTCCAGGCGACGAGCGAGATGGCTCGCGCTGGCCGGGCACGGCGCACGATGATGTTCGCACAGGCCCAGGCGAGCGCAGCCCCAAGGACGCAGGCGATACCGAGGATGCTGGCGTCGCCGTTCGCAACGTGCCCGCTGATCACAGCAATGCCGAACCCTGAAATGATAAGGCCCAGGACATCGCGTCGGTCGAGGCGCTCGTTTCCCGCCAGGGCAGCGATGACCGCGGTGAAAAGAGCCTGCATCTGGAGCAAGGTCGAGGCGAGGCCGGGCGAGACATGCCCGTTCATCGCATAGAGCATCAGCCCAAACTGAAGGGCGCCGCTGAGCAGGCCGTATGAGATGACCGTGAGCGGCCGCACGTCAGGCCAAGGCAGGAAGGGCAGCAGGGGCACCGAGGCAAAGAAGATGCGCAGCGCCCCAAGGGTTAGCGGGGAAAATTCCGCGAGCCCCTCGTGGATCACCACGAAGTTGGTTCCCCAGACGGCTACGACCAGCAGGGCCATGGCCAAGTGTCCGGGGGGCACGCCTGGGCTGGCGGCATGGTGCGAACTCACAGGGTCACCGTGCCGCTGAAGACCGGGACGCAGCGTCCGGCGACTGCGGACCGGATTTCGCCGCCGATTCGCCAGGCCCGCAGGAACAGCATGCTGGGCCGCCCCATCTCGACGCCTTGGACTGCCTGGAGCTCCAGCTTGTCCCCGCCCCCTAGCGAGAGAAGGAGAGCAGCGAGTGCCGCATTGGCGCTGCCGGTTGCCGGGTCCTCCCAGGTGCCTGCCAATGGCGCGAACATTCGCGCGCGGACCATATCCACGCAGCGTTCGTAGGCGAGGATCGAGAGGCGCGTGCTGTCCTCGACCGAGGCAGCTTGCCTGAAGGCAGTGATGTCCGGGGCAAGGTGGACAAGACTGCCCTCCGCCAATTCGACGAGCAGGAAGTCGATGCCAACGCTTGCGACCAGCGGCGGGTGGCGCGAGGTGATGATCCGGGCCGGGTCGATCGACAGGCACGGCGCCACCAGGGCGGCTGGCAGGTCGGGGGCCGTCGAAAGCGGCTGGGGCGCCTCGATCTCCACTTTCCCATCGGGGCACAGGCTGACCTCGACGATCCCAGCCGGAACCTCGAAGCGCAGCCTGGGTCCGCTCGCGAGGCCGAGCGAGGACATGATCCAGGCCGTGCCGACATTGGGATGGCCGGCGAAGGGCATTTCCGCGGTGCGGTTGAAGATCCGTACGCGTGCGGTGTTCGACGGATCGTCCGGCGGCAGTACGAACGTGGTCTCGCTGTAGTTCATTTCGGCTGCGAGCGCCTGCATTGTCGTTGCATCTAACCCCTGGGCATCGGGAAAGACCGCCAGCGGATTTCCGCCGAAGCGCCGGTTGGTGAAGACATCGACAGTGAAATAGGAATAAGTCGGCACGGACAGTGTCCTCAGCAATCAGGGTCGGAAGGGGAGCCAGGCGCAAGTCGTTCGGCGGCGTGGCCGTAGAGCGCCTCGCCCGCGGCCTTGCCAGCAGGCCCGAACTGGAAGATCTCGCAGGCCCGCATGACCGAGGCATCGAGCTCAGCTTCGTAGTGGATGACCATTGCCTGTGCGGTCTCGTCGCAGACCATGCTGATCAGCCGGAAGTGGAGATGGCGGATCCGGTCCAGTGCAGCCTGCCAGTAGGCCCGCATCTCCATCTTTCCCTCGAGCTGGTCCGTCCCGGCGATCCTCGCGGCCATGGGACTGCGAAAGACCGCATCCTCCGCAAAGCCAGCAAGGACCGCCTCGGCATCACGCCGGTTCCAGGCTTCAATCCACTCCTCGCCGTGGCGGACCATCTGCTCGCGCGACAGCATGGCGCGCACCTTCGCAGAGGGGCCTTCGCCCGGCGCATCGTGGCAGCAGACGCAGAGCTTGTTGCCCTCCGGGTCGCGGAAATAGGCCCCATAGTAGTGGGCGTGGTAGTGGGGGCGCAGGCCAGGAGCGCCCTCGCTGGTGCCGCCCACTTGGAGCGCCAAGGCAAAGGCCGCATCCACGGTCGGCCGATCCGGGGACAGCAGGGCAACCATGCCGCCATTGGCGGGCGAGGCCGGTCGGCCGTCATAGGGCCTGCCGATGATCAGGAGCGGCCTGTCCGTATCAGCGGGCTGCCACGCCGCCCAGCCGACAACCGGATCGGAAAAGCGGGGGCGCCATCCCAGCCGCTCCAGGCTAGGTCCGTAGAATGCTTCGGCCCGGGCAAGGTCGTTGGCTCCGATATAGATGTGCGAGAGCATCAGTAGGGCGTCCCGTCCTTGTGGAGGAACCGCCATCCGCCCTCGGTCCAGGTGGCTTCGAGGTCATCCTCCGGATAGGAGCCGCCATCCTCGGGATTGCGGTCACCGATCTCGAGGTAGAGGACGTCCTCGCCAGACCGATTGACAAGCTGGTGCGCACATCCGCCGGGCGCGAACCCGGCGCACATGCCGGGCTGGAGCACGAATTCCCCATCGTCGGTTCGCAGCGTTGGCGTCCCGCTCAGGACGTAGATGAATTCCTGCTGGTGGCTGTGCCTGTGCAGCAGGGCCGATTCCCCTCCGGGCCGCAGGGTGGTGAGATTGACGCCGAACCGGGTAAGGCCGAAGGCATCCCCCAACTGCCGCTTCACGCGGCCCTTCATCCGGGTGGCAAAGGGCTCCGGATAGTTGCTGGGCTTGGCGCGTGGAGGGACGTCGAGGGCAACCATCGGCTGCCAGTCGGTGCTGTCGTCATGACCAGGGGGCATGGGTGTTTCCCTTCGTGAGGGAATGCCCCGTCACAGGGCGGATGATGCCAATGTCCCAGCATCGGCCACCGCTCTCGAGCCAGCGCGCGCTGGAGAGCCAGAAGGTGTCGCGATGGCGGCTGTGGAACAGGTCGAAATGGCCGACGTGCTCGCACCCGATGTCAGCAGGCTCAATCACGGCCAGCGACCGGCGTGCTCCAGCGTAGTAGGACAATCCGCGCTCGATCGCCGCTGGCGTCCCAAAGGGATCGTCGCTTGTGGTGACGGCGAGTAGCGGCCCCTGGAAGGCCGCAAGCCGGCGGATAATCTCAGCCCGCTCCGCCCGGGGCAGGCTTCTTTCCATTCGCGCCCGGCGGAAGGCCCATTCGAATGCCACCCCGGCCGGCAGGTCCTCCAGCCAGCCGATCCGGCGCCCAGGAAAGTAACCGAGCAGCGCAGTGATGGCCGGCATGGCGACATGCCACTTGAGGCAATGGCTGAGCCGCGCCCAGCGGGCATAGTCGCGCCAGTAGGCAAATTGCGCGCCGACCGTAAGCATGGCTGCGCAGCGATCCATGCGCGGGGCAAGCCCCGGAATGAAGCCGCCGATGCTGTGGCCGACGACCATGATCGGACGGCCTTGCGCGAGCCGTTCCGCTTCATCGAGGATTGCGGCGAAATCGAGCGTCCCCCAGTCGCTCCCGCGATAGCCACATCCCCGCAAGGCTGCCGGCCGGGAGCCGCCAATCCCGCGATAGTCATAGGTGATGACGTCGTGGCCGCGACTGGCAAGGAATGCCGCATAGCGATGGTAGTAGCGGGCAAGGACGCCGGTTGCGGGGTTGATGACCACGACGCTGCGCACAGGGCCACCGCGCCAAAGCTGCGCTGCCAGCACAACGCCATCGTCACAGAGAACCTGAAGCGCTTGCGCCGTGCTCGCGACGACATCGGCCGGCTCGCCCCTCATACCGTCGATCGCAAAGGCAGGTTGCACGTCGCCTCCAAATTGAATCATGGACTCGGCGATTATTGTATCTATTGAACTCTCAATTGCCAGCGTTTGTTCACGAGGTGGCCGATGGGCCGAAGGCAGAGAGAAAATGGCCCCCCTCAAGCTGGGCCCACGACGCAAGACCATCGGGCCGCGTTGATCGTGGGCCTAGGCGTGGCGGCGGTTGCGATCGGATGCGCGCGCCTCGCCAATGTGCATTGGGCGGCT from Sphingomonas bisphenolicum encodes:
- a CDS encoding PhzF family phenazine biosynthesis protein, translating into MPTYSYFTVDVFTNRRFGGNPLAVFPDAQGLDATTMQALAAEMNYSETTFVLPPDDPSNTARVRIFNRTAEMPFAGHPNVGTAWIMSSLGLASGPRLRFEVPAGIVEVSLCPDGKVEIEAPQPLSTAPDLPAALVAPCLSIDPARIITSRHPPLVASVGIDFLLVELAEGSLVHLAPDITAFRQAASVEDSTRLSILAYERCVDMVRARMFAPLAGTWEDPATGSANAALAALLLSLGGGDKLELQAVQGVEMGRPSMLFLRAWRIGGEIRSAVAGRCVPVFSGTVTL
- a CDS encoding cupin domain-containing protein codes for the protein MPPGHDDSTDWQPMVALDVPPRAKPSNYPEPFATRMKGRVKRQLGDAFGLTRFGVNLTTLRPGGESALLHRHSHQQEFIYVLSGTPTLRTDDGEFVLQPGMCAGFAPGGCAHQLVNRSGEDVLYLEIGDRNPEDGGSYPEDDLEATWTEGGWRFLHKDGTPY
- a CDS encoding nuclear transport factor 2 family protein translates to MLSREQMVRHGEEWIEAWNRRDAEAVLAGFAEDAVFRSPMAARIAGTDQLEGKMEMRAYWQAALDRIRHLHFRLISMVCDETAQAMVIHYEAELDASVMRACEIFQFGPAGKAAGEALYGHAAERLAPGSPSDPDC
- a CDS encoding bifunctional diguanylate cyclase/phosphodiesterase, which gives rise to MSDRTAGGKPFARVSFRFYAFCRKRPNSINHFVKWERFNFLRFRLAMFPFLFCLRDQHDAPLVILAAIVCLLTAAATVRLCRQAAWIDTGSRSVWLTMAGLTAGLGIWATHFIAMLGYDPGIVMGYHVQQTVVSLLVVLAGATAGLFIATRAPHRLGALLAASVMGGGVTAMHYLGMAALEMPALIRWKADYVAASAVFAIVPLVWALPLALRGRSLAKGAAAAGLITAAVVLLHFTGMTAITLIPSRGDFSPLSMMSPRAMSLWIFLAVSCTIALTAAAAITSRRTGIKLRRQERENQLRVQGMKAQLDLALENMHQGLCLYDGDGRLLLWNQRFLDLYGLGRDALQCGMTVGQVIRTGIANHLPVAEVEQRAAEIERNLAQALSASGDAPAISEYPGVVVSVRSRALPDGGWVSTFDDITQQRRSEERIRHLALHDGLTGLPNRRRFNDVVDRDLDVAARAGSRLGLVVVDLDNFKDINDSRGHSAGDEALKMVAAALKDAVRENEHVARLGGDEFAAAILYREDYELADFVTRLSTGLAAINAGNAHDLSVHASLGIATYPADSQDREQLCNHADLAMYRAKGTVGERICYYEKGMDEQARERRQLAADLRGAAARGEMTILYQPQRSLKDDRVNGYEALLRWTHPKRGLVPPDIFIPVAEETGEILALGEWVLRQACEEAARWGDGLTVAINLSAVQLSQASLPESVAQTLLETGLAPRRLELEITETAIIADKPRALHILRKLKAMGIAIAIDDFGTGYSSLDTLNSFPFDKIKIDKSFVIGSEERPQARAIIRAVLALGHSLGVPVLAEGVETSGHVDLLVAEGCDQVQGYLFGRPAHAPSLLAGEQAQLAAG
- a CDS encoding 2-hydroxyacid dehydrogenase; translated protein: MRIAIFGTRKYDRQFLTQANMAYGFDLDFLDVALSPTSARLARGFDVACIFVNDIANRQVLEVLAEGGVGLVALRCAGYNNVDLVAAETLGLAVVRVPAYSPHAVSEFTIGLLLALDRKIHRAWSRVRENNFALDGLVGRNLHGRVAGVVGTGQIGGLVARALRAGFGCEVLASDPVVDEALVAIGVRYVGRDDLLREADIITLHCPLTPETRHLIDGRVLAAARPDLVLVNTSRGALIDSAALIEALKARRLGGVALDVYEQEAGIFFDDLSSEIIDDDILQRLLTFPNVLMTGHQAFLTEEALTAIAETTLESVRAYSAGEPLCHQLRYQATRPGAG
- a CDS encoding site-specific integrase produces the protein MARDLLPLSTNLPADLLAEIGGARETLAAAKASSTQKAYASDWERFCAFCDARNVEAMPAHPDIVALFAHVEAEAGIAPVTIGRRVAAINHHHKEAGFAPPTARDTAGIIAQMMAGVRRRYARKKLQKAPAEADVLKAMLATIKGNGLRAVRDRAILAIGMAGAFRRSELAAMQLGDLVFTAEGVRITIPKSKRDQEALGQVVAIPEGRAIQPIRLLKAWMSAAALDGADTKTGEARQAPLFRRLTRSDGLTDQPMTDKTVARLVKACATAASLDPALYSGHSLRAGFLTEAASQRANLFKMKDHSRHKSLDTVADYVRDATMFDDHAGYKFL
- a CDS encoding EamA family transporter, encoding MALLVVAVWGTNFVVIHEGLAEFSPLTLGALRIFFASVPLLPFLPWPDVRPLTVISYGLLSGALQFGLMLYAMNGHVSPGLASTLLQMQALFTAVIAALAGNERLDRRDVLGLIISGFGIAVISGHVANGDASILGIACVLGAALAWACANIIVRRARPARAISLVAWSNLFAIPPLVAATLLVDGPDRVLRSIVHASWGGWMVVLWQALANALFGYSVWNWLLARHPASRIAPLALLVPAFGLGASAWYLSEPLQPWKIIAALAIVGGLFLGMTRPRLTTQSAAAAPAASRGKPAS
- a CDS encoding helix-turn-helix transcriptional regulator, with the translated sequence MPADRWRSRLAPSVALADAFIRSARAAASPGDLALLMEAVTADLGFRYYALIHHADLRGSPPGRVDVRHYPEAVAARIIDEGRYRRDPVIRACAFADGAFLWSELDRIIHLDRHDRRCLEAGQAEGLNEGITVPSVLLGDCMGSCTFAGIKSPKRAVRLLGPVQMIGIFAFQAARRLVTGQRQPRPVPRLHPRPRDCVILAGRGLSNKEIARTLSLTPRTVDGYMTEARELFGAHDRTELVVSAIFALRPLSIMPPISVQTNGVIQNGHILQHPGRGSDVNFD
- a CDS encoding GIY-YIG nuclease family protein, which produces MLLFTDLLEKAGLDPADVRLLRHQTKASTGRTPYGLWRDDRPAFEDYQSVQTSGNRASLAAPIWASFVAPPTGGSLFAGIYTAEHIGAAPPGWLDPLHQVAGITLTADTLDQYRTALTSHLEPYIGRLWIEWGAGARKWVQRPDRQNKPIIELTRAFREDAFPGYTHFVTNVSQVQSLPATWVSALRAARGIYLLTSAKTKEQYVGSATGEGGFFGRWMNYAQDGHGGNLGLKSSEPGDYQVSILEVSGSAATLDEIRSIEQLWKRKLQSREMGLNRN
- a CDS encoding alpha/beta hydrolase family protein; translation: MIQFGGDVQPAFAIDGMRGEPADVVASTAQALQVLCDDGVVLAAQLWRGGPVRSVVVINPATGVLARYYHRYAAFLASRGHDVITYDYRGIGGSRPAALRGCGYRGSDWGTLDFAAILDEAERLAQGRPIMVVGHSIGGFIPGLAPRMDRCAAMLTVGAQFAYWRDYARWARLSHCLKWHVAMPAITALLGYFPGRRIGWLEDLPAGVAFEWAFRRARMERSLPRAERAEIIRRLAAFQGPLLAVTTSDDPFGTPAAIERGLSYYAGARRSLAVIEPADIGCEHVGHFDLFHSRHRDTFWLSSARWLESGGRCWDIGIIRPVTGHSLTKGNTHAPWS